In Mycobacterium gallinarum, a single window of DNA contains:
- a CDS encoding aldehyde dehydrogenase family protein: MTTEFAAAEAKATPDIPGTVRKLRETFASGRTRSVEWRRQQLLALEKMMNDNEGAIMEALDKDLGRGPFEAWLADIASTAGEAKDAAKNVKKWMRRKYRLLEMSQLPGRGWVEYEPYGTVLVIGAWNFPFVLTLGPAVGAIAAGNTVLMKPSEVCPASSALMAELVPRYLDNDAIAVIEGDAGCSQELIAQGFDHICFTGGTEIGRKVYEAAAPHLTPVTLELGGKSPVIVAADADIEVAAKRIAWTKLINSGQICIAPDYVLADAKIRDELVDKIKDAVATFEADNPGGKRIVNERHFARLTASLAATKGTVVAGGGSDASTIKIQPTVVVDPDPAESLMTDEIFGPILPIMTVQSLDDAISFVNSRPKPLAAYLFTKTKSIRERVIKEVAAGGMVVNHLLFHFATNKLPFGGVGPSGMGAYHGKFGFEQFSHKKTVMTKPTRPDVGAFIYPPYTEKALKLAKRLF, from the coding sequence TGCGGGAGACGTTCGCGTCCGGCCGGACCCGCAGCGTCGAGTGGCGCAGGCAGCAGCTGCTGGCGCTGGAGAAAATGATGAACGACAACGAGGGCGCCATCATGGAGGCCCTCGACAAAGACCTGGGCCGAGGCCCGTTCGAAGCCTGGCTGGCCGATATCGCCAGCACGGCGGGCGAGGCCAAGGATGCGGCGAAGAACGTCAAGAAGTGGATGCGCCGCAAGTACCGGCTGCTGGAGATGTCGCAGCTGCCCGGCCGCGGCTGGGTTGAATACGAGCCGTACGGCACCGTCCTGGTCATCGGCGCGTGGAACTTCCCGTTCGTCCTGACGCTCGGCCCCGCCGTCGGCGCCATCGCAGCGGGCAATACCGTGCTCATGAAACCGTCCGAGGTGTGCCCGGCGTCGTCGGCCCTGATGGCCGAGCTGGTGCCGCGGTATCTCGACAATGACGCGATCGCCGTCATCGAGGGCGACGCCGGCTGCAGCCAGGAACTCATCGCGCAGGGCTTCGACCACATCTGCTTCACCGGCGGCACCGAGATCGGCCGCAAGGTCTATGAGGCCGCCGCACCCCATCTGACACCGGTCACCCTCGAGCTCGGGGGAAAGAGCCCGGTGATCGTGGCCGCTGATGCGGACATCGAGGTCGCCGCCAAGCGCATCGCCTGGACCAAGCTGATCAACTCAGGTCAGATCTGCATCGCGCCGGACTACGTGCTCGCCGACGCCAAGATCCGCGACGAGCTCGTCGACAAGATCAAGGACGCCGTCGCGACATTCGAGGCGGACAACCCCGGCGGTAAGCGCATCGTGAATGAGCGCCACTTCGCCCGGCTCACCGCATCGCTGGCGGCCACCAAGGGCACTGTCGTCGCGGGCGGGGGTTCGGACGCGTCGACGATCAAGATCCAGCCCACCGTTGTGGTCGACCCCGACCCCGCCGAATCACTGATGACCGACGAGATCTTCGGCCCGATCCTGCCGATCATGACCGTGCAATCCCTCGACGACGCAATCAGTTTCGTGAATTCCCGGCCTAAGCCGCTGGCCGCTTACCTGTTCACGAAGACCAAGAGCATTCGCGAACGGGTGATCAAAGAGGTCGCGGCCGGCGGCATGGTGGTCAACCACCTGCTGTTCCATTTCGCCACCAACAAGCTCCCGTTCGGTGGTGTCGGCCCGTCGGGTATGGGCGCCTATCACGGCAAGTTCGGCTTCGAGCAGTTCAGCCACAAGAAGACCGTGATGACCAAGCCGACCCGACCCGATGTCGGCGCGTTCATCTACCCCCCGTATACAGAGAAGGCTTTGAAGCTCGCGAAACGGTTGTTCTGA
- a CDS encoding SDR family oxidoreductase produces the protein MPGVQDRVIVVTGAGGGLGREYALTLAREGASVVVNDLGGSRDGTGAGHNMADEVVKEIKDAGGRAVANYDSVAEQEGAENIIKTAIDEFGKVDGVVSNAGILRDGTFHKMEFANWDAVLKVHLYGGYNVIRAAWPHFRENNFGRVVVATSTSGLFGNFGQANYGAAKLGLVGLINTLAQEGAKYNIKTNAVAPIAATRMTQDILPPEVFEKLTPEYVAPVVAYLCTEELPETASVFIVGGGKVQRAALFQNEGVTFSEVPSVEDVAGKWSEITDLSAAQRATFSLG, from the coding sequence ATGCCAGGAGTGCAGGATCGTGTCATCGTCGTCACCGGTGCCGGAGGCGGGCTCGGGCGAGAATATGCGTTGACCCTTGCCAGGGAGGGCGCCAGCGTCGTCGTCAACGATCTCGGCGGTTCGCGTGACGGCACCGGCGCCGGCCACAACATGGCCGACGAGGTCGTCAAGGAGATCAAGGACGCGGGCGGGCGCGCCGTGGCGAACTACGACTCGGTGGCCGAACAAGAGGGCGCCGAGAACATCATCAAGACCGCGATCGACGAGTTCGGCAAGGTCGACGGTGTGGTGAGCAACGCGGGCATCCTGCGCGACGGCACGTTCCACAAGATGGAGTTCGCGAACTGGGACGCCGTGCTCAAGGTGCACCTCTACGGCGGCTACAACGTGATCCGCGCGGCATGGCCGCACTTCCGCGAGAACAACTTTGGCCGCGTCGTCGTGGCCACCTCGACCAGCGGGCTCTTCGGCAACTTCGGTCAGGCCAACTACGGTGCGGCCAAGCTCGGCCTCGTCGGGCTGATCAACACGCTGGCCCAGGAGGGCGCGAAGTACAACATCAAGACGAACGCCGTGGCGCCCATCGCGGCCACCCGGATGACGCAGGACATCCTGCCGCCCGAGGTCTTCGAGAAGCTCACCCCCGAGTACGTCGCCCCGGTGGTCGCGTACCTGTGCACAGAGGAACTGCCCGAGACCGCATCGGTGTTCATCGTCGGCGGCGGCAAAGTGCAACGGGCAGCGCTGTTCCAGAACGAGGGCGTGACGTTCTCCGAGGTGCCTTCGGTCGAAGACGTGGCCGGTAAGTGGAGCGAGATCACCGATCTGTCGGCGGCGCAGCGCGCCACGTTCTCACTCGGCTAG
- a CDS encoding NADPH:quinone oxidoreductase family protein — MKALVAQELSGPSGLAYVDVDEVVPSDEVVVVDVGAAGVSFPDLLLLRGEYQLRLEPPFIPGMEAAGVVVSAPYESEFKPGQRVTALTMLGAWAQRVAVPPANLRPTPDDLDDAEAVALLGNYQTMYFALAKRGALRAGETVLVLGSAGGVGTAAVQVAKALGAKVIAMVHRPHGTEFVKSLGADVVLPLTDGWLQTVKDHTDGRGVDLVVDPVGGEVFDDAIRALATEGRLLVLGFASGGGIPMVKVNRLLLRNVSVIGVGYGEYVNRTPGAQSLFEFGVAELVRAGLRPPPPVRFPLANGAEALQSLADGGVLGKVVLEP; from the coding sequence GTGAAGGCGCTTGTCGCGCAGGAGCTTTCCGGTCCATCGGGGTTGGCCTACGTAGACGTAGACGAGGTTGTCCCCAGCGACGAGGTCGTGGTCGTCGACGTCGGTGCTGCCGGCGTGAGCTTCCCCGACCTGCTACTGCTGCGCGGCGAGTACCAGCTGCGGCTGGAGCCCCCGTTCATTCCCGGGATGGAGGCGGCGGGGGTAGTGGTGTCCGCGCCGTACGAATCGGAGTTCAAGCCCGGCCAGCGGGTGACCGCGCTGACGATGTTGGGTGCCTGGGCGCAACGCGTCGCCGTGCCGCCTGCCAACCTGCGGCCGACCCCCGACGATCTCGATGATGCTGAAGCCGTTGCGCTCCTGGGCAATTACCAGACGATGTACTTCGCGCTCGCCAAACGCGGAGCCCTGCGGGCCGGCGAAACAGTGCTGGTCCTCGGATCGGCCGGTGGTGTGGGCACGGCGGCTGTCCAGGTGGCGAAGGCGCTGGGCGCCAAGGTGATTGCGATGGTGCACCGGCCACACGGCACCGAGTTCGTGAAGTCACTGGGCGCCGACGTGGTGCTGCCGCTGACCGATGGGTGGTTGCAGACGGTCAAGGACCATACCGACGGCCGCGGTGTCGACCTGGTGGTCGATCCGGTCGGCGGTGAGGTGTTCGACGACGCGATCCGCGCGCTGGCCACCGAGGGCAGGCTCCTGGTACTCGGATTCGCCTCGGGCGGTGGGATTCCCATGGTCAAGGTGAACCGGCTGCTGTTGCGCAACGTCTCGGTCATCGGCGTGGGATACGGCGAGTACGTCAACCGCACCCCGGGCGCGCAGTCGCTCTTCGAGTTCGGCGTGGCCGAGCTGGTCCGGGCCGGTCTGCGACCTCCGCCGCCGGTGCGATTCCCGTTGGCCAACGGCGCCGAGGCACTGCAGAGCCTGGCCGACGGCGGTGTGCTGGGCAAGGTCGTGCTGGAACCGTGA
- a CDS encoding haloacid dehalogenase type II, translated as MPKALAFDTFGTVVDWRSSIIAELETFGESHGVQADWAAMADGWRKGYLPAMDRVRRGELPWTKIDVLHRMILDELLREAGITSVSDADVDHLNRAWHRLDPWPDSVGGLTRLKERFVITTLSNGNMSLLTNMAKRAGLPWDCVISAELFHHYKPDPEAYLGCAGLLDVAPGELMLVAAHPGDLRAARDAGLMTAYVTRPLEYGPNQRAHKVTDGEFDFTATDFLDLADQLDT; from the coding sequence ATGCCGAAGGCGTTGGCGTTCGACACGTTCGGCACCGTCGTCGACTGGCGTTCGAGCATCATCGCCGAGCTCGAGACATTCGGCGAAAGCCATGGCGTACAGGCAGATTGGGCTGCCATGGCCGACGGTTGGCGCAAAGGCTATTTGCCCGCGATGGATCGGGTGCGCCGCGGCGAGCTGCCGTGGACCAAGATCGACGTCCTGCACCGGATGATCCTCGACGAGCTACTGCGTGAGGCGGGCATCACCTCGGTCAGCGATGCCGACGTCGACCATCTCAACCGCGCGTGGCACCGGCTGGACCCGTGGCCCGACAGCGTCGGGGGCCTCACTCGGCTGAAGGAACGCTTCGTCATCACGACGCTGTCGAACGGCAACATGTCGCTGCTGACCAACATGGCCAAGCGCGCGGGGCTGCCGTGGGACTGCGTGATCTCCGCCGAGTTGTTCCATCACTACAAACCTGATCCCGAGGCATACCTCGGGTGCGCCGGCCTACTCGACGTTGCTCCCGGTGAGCTGATGCTGGTCGCAGCGCATCCCGGCGACCTGCGGGCCGCGCGCGATGCGGGGCTGATGACCGCCTATGTCACCCGTCCGCTCGAATACGGTCCCAACCAGCGAGCACACAAGGTCACCGACGGTGAATTCGACTTCACGGCAACGGATTTTCTCGACCTCGCCGACCAACTCGACACCTGA